A genomic segment from Paenibacillus sp. encodes:
- a CDS encoding ABC transporter permease — MLYLMILPGVAFYIVFKYVPLAGSVIAFQDFKIFHGVLGSPWVGLDNFKFLFTYQDFYLVLRNTATIALYQLLFAFPAPIALALLFNEVRWMLAKRTLQSVFYLPHFLSWVVVGGIVFELLSSQGIVNQLRAFMGYEPVLFMQEERYFRSIVVLSGIWKEVGWGTIIYLAAITGINPNLYEAAVMDGANRWKQTLYITLPSMAPTILVLFLLNIGNFLELGFDQVYNLLTPMTYSVGDIIETYVYRAGVLQGQYSVTTAIGLFQSVIGFALLWTFNRLARKTEQGLW, encoded by the coding sequence ATGCTGTATTTGATGATTTTGCCGGGGGTCGCGTTTTATATCGTTTTTAAATACGTGCCTTTGGCCGGCAGCGTCATCGCGTTCCAAGACTTCAAAATCTTCCACGGCGTTTTGGGCAGCCCTTGGGTAGGACTCGACAATTTCAAATTTCTGTTCACGTACCAAGACTTTTACCTTGTGCTGCGCAACACCGCGACGATCGCCTTGTATCAGCTGCTGTTCGCGTTCCCGGCGCCGATCGCGCTCGCGCTTTTGTTTAACGAGGTCCGATGGATGCTCGCCAAACGAACGCTGCAAAGCGTCTTTTATTTACCGCATTTTCTGTCGTGGGTCGTCGTCGGCGGCATCGTGTTCGAGCTGCTGTCGTCGCAGGGGATCGTGAATCAGCTGCGCGCGTTTATGGGCTACGAGCCGGTGCTGTTCATGCAGGAGGAACGGTACTTCCGTTCGATCGTCGTCCTGTCGGGCATTTGGAAAGAGGTCGGCTGGGGGACGATCATTTATCTCGCCGCCATTACGGGCATCAATCCGAATTTGTACGAGGCGGCCGTCATGGACGGCGCGAACCGGTGGAAGCAAACGTTGTACATTACGCTGCCTTCGATGGCTCCGACGATTTTGGTGCTGTTCCTCTTGAACATCGGCAATTTCTTAGAGCTTGGCTTCGACCAGGTGTACAACCTGCTGACGCCGATGACGTATTCGGTCGGCGACATTATTGAGACGTACGTGTACCGGGCTGGCGTGCTGCAAGGGCAGTACAGCGTAACGACGGCGATCGGGCTGTTCCAATCGGTGATCGGCTTCGCCCTGCTGTGGACGTTCAACCGGCTCGCGCGAAAAACGGAACAGGGGTTGTGGTAA
- a CDS encoding carbohydrate ABC transporter permease, translating into MKLTLGEKTFQAVNYALLTAAAATMIVPLLHLLAMSFSSPIAADSKKVFLLPVDATAASWAHILRNESLWQSFGITVYITIVGTLVSMLFSVLTAYPLARKEFLLRKPIMLGIVITMIFNAPMIPFFLTVRELGLMNSLWALIIPGAIGTFNMIIIRTFFMGIPGELDDSARIDGCNDFRILFQIYLPLSKPVMATVGLFYAVGYWNTFQRAVLFLRDPQLWPLQMKLRAFLQSPEELAAVNLFLGDYDFNTTTLKAATILFATLPIVLVYPYLQKYFVKGSMLGSLKE; encoded by the coding sequence ATGAAACTGACGCTCGGCGAAAAAACGTTCCAAGCGGTGAACTACGCGCTGCTGACGGCGGCCGCGGCGACGATGATCGTCCCGCTCTTGCATCTGCTGGCGATGTCGTTCAGCTCGCCGATCGCCGCAGATTCCAAAAAGGTGTTTCTGCTGCCCGTCGACGCGACGGCGGCGTCCTGGGCGCATATCCTGCGCAACGAATCGTTGTGGCAATCGTTCGGCATTACGGTGTACATTACGATTGTCGGGACGCTCGTCAGCATGCTGTTCTCGGTGCTGACGGCATACCCGCTGGCGCGCAAGGAGTTTCTGCTGCGGAAGCCGATCATGCTGGGAATCGTGATCACGATGATTTTCAACGCGCCGATGATCCCGTTCTTCCTGACGGTCCGGGAGCTCGGCCTCATGAACTCGCTGTGGGCGCTCATTATTCCGGGCGCGATCGGCACGTTCAACATGATTATCATCCGCACGTTCTTCATGGGCATTCCCGGAGAGCTCGACGATTCCGCGCGCATCGACGGCTGCAACGATTTCCGCATTTTGTTCCAAATTTACTTGCCGCTGTCGAAGCCGGTGATGGCGACGGTCGGACTGTTCTACGCGGTCGGGTATTGGAACACGTTCCAGCGGGCCGTGCTGTTCCTCCGCGATCCGCAGCTGTGGCCGTTGCAAATGAAGCTTCGCGCCTTCCTGCAGTCGCCGGAGGAGCTGGCCGCGGTCAATTTGTTCCTCGGGGACTACGATTTCAATACGACGACGCTGAAGGCGGCGACGATTTTGTTCGCGACGCTTCCGATCGTGTTGGTTTACCCGTACTTGCAAAAATATTTCGTCAAAGGGTCCATGCTGGGCTCGCTGAAAGAATAA
- a CDS encoding extracellular solute-binding protein: protein MEQWGWRRWKPTAAIGLAAAMALSAGCGAGGAPAEKGSDAAGDHAGGAETPVSIKVFKSHMGVGTIPGSDDPHVKYVAEHTGVEYQLITTPPGSEPAEYVNLMIASDDLPDILRPIGGVEQTLIQQGGALALDDLLPKYAPNVWNSIPKEAWDIVRSASEDGKIYYVPKVFLVPERAPLIRKDWVEAVGMDMPKTVEEYKELLRAFRDKDPNGNGQADELPTTGREFGRWMDHLFAMYGVAMWEGYPEWDVYDGKIQYAGVTPNMKAAIAFIRELYAEKLLDNETFLNKGDVWTAKINNNLVGSWYHLPANLRDRLTAMRQGAPNAYVAGLPLPKAEGFEGFVTQKSMGEPEWVIPKASEEKAPDALRLLDFFYDPKHEEFVRFGIEGVQHEVVDGKKVLLPPADDKPIGLGMRNLTTAEDMEVRIQQTIPEDMQQMVRDIFEISTADARRIAGDGLPSTVYEGFPDIQSHKLFQEYLTKIVIGEWDIEKFDEFVERWHQAGGETVTQRVQEWYEKTKQ, encoded by the coding sequence ATGGAACAATGGGGTTGGAGACGATGGAAGCCGACGGCGGCGATCGGGTTGGCCGCGGCGATGGCGCTGAGCGCCGGATGCGGCGCGGGGGGCGCTCCCGCGGAAAAGGGGTCGGATGCGGCGGGCGACCATGCGGGCGGGGCGGAAACGCCGGTATCGATCAAAGTGTTCAAAAGTCATATGGGCGTGGGTACGATTCCCGGCAGCGACGATCCGCATGTGAAATACGTCGCCGAGCATACGGGGGTAGAATATCAGCTCATCACGACGCCGCCCGGCTCCGAGCCGGCGGAGTACGTCAATTTGATGATCGCGTCCGACGATCTGCCCGATATTTTGCGTCCAATCGGCGGCGTCGAGCAGACGCTGATTCAGCAAGGCGGCGCGCTCGCGCTCGACGACCTGCTGCCGAAATACGCGCCGAACGTGTGGAACAGCATTCCGAAAGAAGCGTGGGACATCGTTCGTTCCGCTTCCGAAGACGGCAAAATTTACTACGTCCCGAAAGTGTTCCTCGTGCCCGAGCGCGCGCCGCTCATCCGGAAAGATTGGGTGGAGGCCGTCGGTATGGACATGCCGAAGACGGTAGAGGAGTATAAGGAGCTGCTCCGCGCGTTCCGCGACAAAGACCCGAACGGCAACGGCCAAGCGGACGAACTGCCGACGACGGGCCGCGAATTCGGCCGCTGGATGGACCACTTGTTCGCGATGTACGGCGTCGCGATGTGGGAAGGGTACCCGGAGTGGGATGTGTACGACGGGAAAATCCAGTACGCCGGCGTCACGCCGAACATGAAAGCCGCCATCGCGTTCATCCGGGAGTTGTATGCGGAGAAGCTGCTGGACAACGAAACGTTCCTCAACAAAGGGGACGTATGGACCGCGAAAATCAACAACAACCTAGTCGGAAGCTGGTACCATTTGCCCGCGAACTTGCGCGATCGTTTGACCGCGATGCGGCAGGGCGCGCCGAACGCGTACGTCGCCGGGCTGCCGCTGCCGAAAGCCGAGGGCTTCGAAGGCTTCGTGACGCAGAAGAGCATGGGCGAGCCGGAGTGGGTCATCCCGAAAGCGTCCGAAGAGAAGGCGCCGGATGCGCTGAGGCTGCTCGACTTCTTTTATGATCCGAAGCACGAGGAATTCGTCCGGTTCGGCATCGAAGGCGTGCAGCATGAGGTCGTGGACGGGAAGAAGGTGCTCCTGCCGCCGGCGGACGACAAGCCGATCGGTCTTGGCATGCGCAACTTGACGACGGCGGAAGACATGGAGGTCCGCATTCAGCAGACGATTCCGGAAGATATGCAGCAGATGGTGCGCGACATTTTCGAAATTAGCACGGCGGACGCGCGGCGGATCGCGGGAGACGGCCTGCCGAGCACCGTTTACGAAGGATTCCCCGACATTCAATCGCACAAGCTGTTCCAAGAGTATTTGACGAAAATCGTGATCGGGGAATGGGATATCGAAAAATTCGACGAATTCGTCGAGCGCTGGCATCAAGCCGGCGGGGAAACGGTCACGCAGCGAGTGCAGGAATGGTACGAAAAGACGAAACAATAA